From one Streptomyces sp. N50 genomic stretch:
- a CDS encoding ATP-binding protein, whose protein sequence is MASAALTPPALVGRSAELAVLDGHFDASRARGAALMLTGEPGVGKTALLEAAAPRASGAGFRVLRISGCPFQRGVGFSALNQLLQPLAEGIPALPARQAETLQAVRGLSDEPPTELLAIANAVQALLERSTAETGPLALIVDDVAWVDRPSATVLGTLARAPHTGPMALLGASRTGDESFLGNIGIPEYEVRPLDDVSANALVAERFPAMTPRVRRRLVAEARGNPLALLELPVPLNDLQQRERGTLPAVLPLTERLKGIFSTRVAALPAATRKLLLLAVLDGSGELRILQRASGGPDGLAGLSPAERAGLVQVDGVTGRLEFRHPLTRSAVLDLSTSEERRSAQLALAAELPEGSEHRARHLADAAVGPDDRVAALLHEVAYGTLRRGDAVGAITTLLRASELSATGTDKARRLAEAACLGANITGDLRNVRALLANADHADPSGVDSLAAATAAASHLLNGEGDVDTAHRLLIGAIEAHTWPDDTEMVEDIFREALNTLLMVCFYGGRPELWHSFEDVVKRRRPPTSGRLLPLILGTFGDPAYGALPFLDRLDHLVSGLHQQPDPVRVFGIALSSSYIDRLPGCRGALRRIIDDGRDGGAVALAIQAQFLLGNDAYAGGQWDDLLEITEEGLAWCATYDYRLTASTGHFQRGLVAAARGDGGTAREIADRLVSWGNPRGLGALRIYASHIRALSALGGADFDTAHRLLRALVTPGEVPRFMPHALWLLLDFAEAAVHTDHHEEAAAHIAAVRRTDIPLISPRLAMLTDAAEAMADPDVIDHDLFEAAIATPGAERWPFDWARICLAYGERLRRAKAGGAARVHLDAALGTFERLGAVPWSARAANELRASGIPVRPLKPVESDDRDRHALLTPQERVAAQLAATGLTNKQIAARLFLSPRTVAAHLRSVFRKLNVTSRGGLRDALTGPMP, encoded by the coding sequence ATGGCATCGGCAGCCCTCACCCCGCCGGCCCTCGTCGGACGATCCGCCGAACTGGCCGTCCTCGACGGGCACTTCGACGCCTCCCGTGCGCGGGGAGCCGCGCTGATGCTGACCGGGGAGCCCGGGGTGGGCAAGACCGCCCTGCTGGAGGCCGCGGCACCGCGCGCGTCCGGGGCGGGCTTCCGGGTGCTGCGGATCTCCGGCTGCCCGTTCCAACGAGGCGTCGGTTTCTCGGCGTTGAACCAGCTGCTGCAACCGCTGGCCGAGGGGATTCCCGCGCTGCCCGCCCGGCAGGCGGAGACCCTCCAGGCGGTCCGCGGGCTCTCCGACGAGCCGCCGACCGAGCTGCTCGCCATCGCGAACGCCGTACAGGCCCTGCTGGAACGGTCCACCGCCGAGACCGGTCCGCTCGCCCTGATCGTCGACGACGTGGCGTGGGTGGACCGGCCCAGCGCCACGGTTCTGGGCACCCTCGCCCGCGCCCCGCACACCGGACCGATGGCCCTGCTCGGCGCCTCCCGGACCGGCGACGAGTCCTTCCTCGGCAACATCGGGATACCCGAGTACGAGGTCCGGCCGCTGGACGACGTCTCGGCGAACGCGCTGGTGGCCGAGCGGTTCCCCGCGATGACGCCCAGAGTCAGACGGCGGCTGGTCGCGGAGGCCCGGGGCAACCCCCTCGCCCTGCTCGAACTGCCCGTCCCTCTCAACGACTTGCAGCAGCGGGAGCGCGGAACCCTGCCCGCCGTACTGCCGTTGACCGAGCGCCTCAAGGGCATCTTCTCCACCCGGGTCGCCGCGCTCCCGGCCGCGACGCGGAAGCTGCTGCTGCTCGCCGTGCTGGACGGTTCGGGTGAACTGCGCATCCTCCAGCGGGCGTCGGGCGGACCGGACGGTCTCGCCGGGCTGTCCCCGGCCGAGCGTGCCGGGCTCGTCCAGGTCGACGGTGTCACCGGCAGGCTGGAGTTCCGGCATCCGCTGACGCGTTCCGCGGTGCTGGACCTGTCGACCAGCGAGGAGCGCCGGTCGGCCCAACTGGCCCTGGCCGCCGAGCTTCCCGAGGGTTCCGAGCACCGGGCCCGGCACCTCGCCGACGCGGCCGTGGGCCCCGACGACCGGGTCGCCGCCCTGCTGCACGAGGTGGCGTACGGCACCCTGCGGCGCGGTGACGCGGTCGGCGCCATCACCACCCTGCTGCGCGCCTCGGAGTTGAGCGCCACCGGCACCGACAAGGCCCGCCGGCTGGCGGAGGCGGCCTGCCTCGGCGCCAACATCACCGGCGATCTGCGCAACGTCCGCGCGCTGCTGGCCAACGCCGACCACGCCGACCCGTCCGGCGTCGACTCCCTCGCGGCCGCCACCGCGGCCGCCAGTCACCTCCTCAACGGCGAGGGCGACGTGGACACCGCCCACCGGCTGCTCATCGGCGCCATCGAGGCCCATACGTGGCCCGACGACACGGAAATGGTCGAGGACATCTTCCGCGAGGCCCTCAACACCCTTCTCATGGTGTGCTTCTACGGCGGCCGGCCGGAACTGTGGCACTCCTTCGAGGACGTCGTGAAGCGCCGGCGCCCGCCCACATCGGGCCGTCTGCTGCCGCTGATCCTGGGCACCTTCGGCGATCCGGCGTACGGCGCGCTGCCTTTCCTCGACCGGCTCGACCACCTCGTCTCCGGACTGCACCAACAGCCCGATCCCGTACGGGTCTTCGGCATCGCGCTCTCCTCCTCCTACATCGACCGCCTCCCGGGCTGCCGGGGCGCGCTGCGCCGGATCATCGACGACGGCCGCGACGGCGGGGCCGTGGCGCTGGCGATCCAGGCGCAGTTCCTGCTGGGCAACGACGCCTACGCGGGCGGCCAGTGGGACGACCTGCTGGAGATCACCGAAGAAGGACTCGCCTGGTGCGCGACGTACGACTACCGGCTCACGGCCTCAACAGGCCACTTCCAGCGGGGACTTGTGGCCGCCGCGCGCGGCGACGGCGGCACCGCCCGCGAGATCGCGGACCGGCTCGTCTCCTGGGGCAACCCGCGCGGACTGGGCGCACTGCGGATCTACGCCTCGCACATCCGGGCCCTGTCGGCGCTCGGCGGCGCGGACTTCGACACCGCCCATCGCCTGCTGCGGGCCCTGGTCACCCCCGGCGAGGTGCCGCGGTTCATGCCGCACGCGCTGTGGCTCCTGCTGGACTTCGCCGAGGCCGCCGTGCACACCGACCATCACGAGGAGGCGGCCGCGCACATCGCGGCGGTCCGCAGGACCGACATCCCTTTGATCTCACCCCGGTTGGCCATGCTGACGGACGCCGCCGAGGCGATGGCGGACCCGGACGTCATCGACCACGACCTGTTCGAGGCGGCCATCGCCACGCCCGGCGCGGAACGCTGGCCGTTCGACTGGGCGCGGATCTGCCTCGCCTACGGCGAGCGGCTGCGCCGCGCCAAGGCGGGCGGCGCGGCCCGGGTCCACCTGGACGCCGCGCTCGGCACGTTCGAGCGGCTCGGCGCCGTCCCGTGGAGTGCGCGGGCGGCCAACGAGCTGCGGGCGAGCGGGATTCCCGTCAGGCCGCTCAAACCCGTCGAGTCCGACGACCGGGACCGGCACGCGCTGCTGACCCCGCAGGAGCGGGTGGCGGCCCAACTGGCCGCCACCGGGCTGACGAACAAGCAGATCGCCGCGCGGCTCTTCCTGTCGCCGCGCACGGTGGCGGCCCATCTCCGCAGTGTCTTCCGGAAGTTGAACGTCACCTCACGGGGCGGCCTGCGCGACGCGCTGACCGGCCCCATGCCGTGA
- a CDS encoding alpha/beta hydrolase → MTSERVENVVLVHGGFVDGSGWRKVHRLLTGDGFRVNVVQNPALSLAGDVALTERVLDALDGPAILVGHSYGGAVITEAGNHDRVAGLVYIAAFVPDKGESVNTLIADPEPGAPVPPILPPVDGFLLLDRDKFHASFAADVPVAEAEFMADAQVPWGLDALRGAIGEPAWRHKPSWYLVATDDRMIPPPVQRAMARRAGSAVTGTDAGHSVHVSRPDAVADLVRQAAADAVDAV, encoded by the coding sequence ATGACATCGGAACGGGTGGAGAACGTCGTACTCGTCCACGGCGGGTTCGTGGACGGCTCCGGATGGCGGAAAGTGCACCGGCTGCTGACGGGCGACGGGTTCCGGGTGAACGTCGTGCAGAATCCGGCCCTGTCCCTCGCGGGCGATGTCGCCCTGACCGAGCGGGTGTTGGACGCCCTGGACGGGCCCGCGATCCTGGTCGGGCACTCCTACGGCGGGGCCGTCATCACCGAGGCCGGGAATCACGACCGGGTCGCCGGGCTCGTATACATCGCGGCGTTCGTGCCCGACAAGGGCGAGTCCGTCAACACGCTGATCGCCGACCCCGAGCCGGGGGCACCGGTGCCGCCGATCCTGCCGCCGGTCGACGGGTTCCTGTTGTTGGACCGGGACAAGTTCCACGCGTCCTTCGCGGCCGACGTTCCGGTCGCCGAGGCCGAGTTCATGGCCGACGCGCAGGTGCCGTGGGGGCTCGACGCGCTCCGCGGCGCGATCGGTGAACCGGCCTGGCGGCACAAGCCGAGCTGGTACCTGGTGGCGACCGACGACCGGATGATCCCGCCTCCCGTGCAGCGGGCCATGGCCCGGCGGGCCGGCAGTGCGGTCACCGGCACCGACGCCGGCCACTCCGTCCACGTGTCCCGGCCTGACGCCGTGGCCGACCTCGTCCGGCAGGCCGCGGCCGACGCCGTAGACGCCGTCTGA
- a CDS encoding phosphotriesterase-related protein, whose product MTSPQAPQVQTVRGPVAVTGLGTVLMHEHVFVVSEELRQSLPETWDEQERVADAVSRLKALAATGVSTLVDPTVIGLGRNVTRVALVNEQVDLNIVAATGIYTLADIPDFFRYHGPGTLLGGPEGMTDLFVRELTEGIADTGIRAAFLKCAIEDQLTPGVERVMRAVAQAHLRTGAPITVHTSAAARTGLVAQDILRSEGVDLGAVVIGHSGDTADLDYLHQLIDNGSYVGMDRFGLDVLLPEDQRVATVAALAREGFAARMVLSHDASCHIDWFPPGVREQIAPNWHHTHLHDEVLPVLRAAGVTEAQLTTMLVDNPRRYFTPANP is encoded by the coding sequence ATGACCAGCCCTCAAGCACCCCAAGTCCAGACCGTCCGCGGCCCCGTCGCCGTGACCGGCCTCGGCACCGTCCTGATGCACGAACACGTCTTCGTCGTGAGCGAAGAACTCCGGCAGAGCCTCCCGGAGACCTGGGACGAACAGGAACGCGTCGCCGACGCCGTCTCCCGGCTGAAGGCCCTCGCCGCGACCGGTGTCTCCACGCTCGTCGACCCGACCGTCATCGGACTCGGCCGCAATGTCACCCGCGTCGCCCTGGTGAACGAGCAGGTGGACCTCAACATCGTTGCGGCGACCGGTATTTACACCCTCGCCGACATCCCGGACTTCTTCCGGTACCACGGCCCGGGCACCCTGCTCGGCGGCCCCGAGGGCATGACCGACCTGTTCGTCCGTGAACTCACCGAGGGCATCGCGGACACCGGCATCCGGGCCGCGTTCCTGAAGTGCGCGATCGAGGACCAGCTCACCCCGGGCGTGGAACGGGTGATGCGTGCGGTGGCCCAGGCCCATCTGCGCACCGGCGCCCCGATCACCGTGCACACAAGTGCCGCCGCCCGTACGGGACTTGTAGCGCAGGACATCCTGCGCAGCGAGGGCGTGGACCTCGGGGCCGTCGTCATCGGGCACAGCGGTGACACCGCCGACCTGGACTATCTGCACCAGCTCATCGACAACGGCTCGTACGTCGGCATGGACCGCTTCGGTCTCGACGTCCTGCTGCCCGAGGACCAGCGGGTGGCGACCGTCGCGGCCCTCGCGCGCGAGGGGTTCGCCGCGCGGATGGTCCTGTCGCACGACGCGTCCTGCCACATCGACTGGTTCCCGCCGGGCGTACGGGAGCAGATCGCGCCCAACTGGCACCACACCCACCTCCACGACGAGGTGCTCCCGGTCCTGCGCGCCGCCGGTGTCACCGAGGCCCAGCTCACCACCATGCTGGTCGACAACCCGCGCCGGTACTTCACCCCGGCCAACCCCTAG
- a CDS encoding glycoside hydrolase family 26 protein, which produces MPPPGTRRTPSALFTVALALVLLAGPACVPGVESPPPPAQAAPAQASGPPTAYGAYVGYGADAVRRVAGFGAWLGRPEPRVGHAYLPGDNWSDIEGASNDLALWADWRRGEQDRLLVLNVPMLDRNEAHLPDNVVRTELGDGADGRYDDHFRALADRLVQLGVPDTEIVLGWEMNGTTYSHRCSPDPASWKRYWTRIVAAMRSVPGQHFRFDFTPNRGRDAIPWTECYPGDDYVDVIGMDAYDAPRGLAFSQQLTEPYGLLAQVDFARAHHKPIAYPEWGLYENGDNPTYMRGMLTWMAGQHPLYQTISDYCPHGVWRCRDNPKSSAVYRTLTDHQP; this is translated from the coding sequence GTGCCCCCGCCCGGGACGCGCCGCACCCCGTCGGCCCTGTTCACCGTCGCCCTCGCGCTCGTGCTGCTGGCCGGGCCCGCCTGCGTACCCGGTGTCGAATCCCCGCCCCCGCCCGCCCAAGCCGCCCCGGCGCAGGCGTCCGGCCCGCCCACGGCCTACGGCGCCTACGTCGGTTACGGCGCCGACGCAGTCCGGCGGGTGGCCGGGTTCGGGGCCTGGCTCGGTCGGCCCGAGCCCCGGGTGGGGCACGCGTATCTGCCCGGGGACAACTGGAGCGACATCGAGGGCGCCTCCAACGACCTTGCCCTGTGGGCCGACTGGCGTCGGGGGGAGCAGGACCGGCTCCTCGTCCTCAATGTGCCGATGCTGGACCGCAACGAGGCCCACCTCCCCGACAACGTGGTCCGCACCGAGCTGGGAGACGGAGCGGACGGACGCTACGACGACCACTTCCGCGCCCTCGCCGACCGACTCGTCCAACTCGGCGTGCCCGACACCGAGATCGTCCTCGGCTGGGAGATGAACGGCACCACCTACAGCCACCGCTGTTCGCCCGACCCTGCGTCCTGGAAGCGGTACTGGACGCGCATCGTCGCCGCGATGCGATCCGTCCCGGGGCAGCACTTCCGGTTCGACTTCACCCCCAACCGCGGCCGCGACGCGATCCCCTGGACCGAGTGCTACCCGGGCGACGACTACGTCGACGTCATCGGCATGGACGCGTACGACGCCCCCCGCGGGCTGGCCTTCTCGCAGCAACTGACCGAGCCGTATGGGCTGTTGGCGCAGGTCGACTTCGCCCGCGCGCATCACAAGCCCATCGCCTACCCCGAGTGGGGCCTGTACGAGAACGGCGACAACCCCACCTACATGCGCGGCATGCTCACCTGGATGGCCGGACAGCATCCGCTCTACCAGACCATCAGCGACTACTGCCCCCACGGCGTCTGGCGCTGCCGCGACAACCCCAAGTCCTCAGCCGTATACCGGACCCTGACAGATCATCAGCCCTGA
- a CDS encoding AraC family transcriptional regulator encodes MSAWDEVFTGLHGASRIKVPDHRAPWTGHLEWQRSKTYSLALCSGGEEVVDRDNRHIRTDPRGTYELLVPLSGSAWVEQGAASGEIGPGVMALCDIDRPLRFAHGADLRSISLIVSRQHLSARSALAAGGPHLLGGDRGLGRVVRQLTTTLHEEREHLSETTFDIACDRLLDLVCLAAEGGVDSAPTGQRASVEAAIRRYVREHACDRDLDVVGIARALGWSARYVQQVLQAAGTTSRDLIRRERLNVARARLGSAGWTTYSIAEIAHASGFGSHASFATAFRAEFGLTPREARRNG; translated from the coding sequence GTGAGCGCCTGGGACGAGGTCTTCACCGGCCTCCACGGCGCGAGCCGGATCAAGGTGCCGGACCACCGCGCCCCGTGGACCGGGCACCTGGAGTGGCAGCGGTCGAAGACCTACAGTCTCGCCCTGTGCTCCGGCGGCGAGGAAGTCGTGGACCGGGACAACCGGCACATCCGCACCGATCCCCGCGGCACGTACGAACTCCTCGTCCCGCTCTCCGGATCGGCCTGGGTCGAACAGGGCGCGGCCTCCGGCGAGATCGGGCCCGGCGTCATGGCGCTGTGCGACATCGACCGGCCCCTGAGGTTCGCGCACGGCGCCGACCTCCGCAGCATCTCCCTGATCGTGTCCAGGCAACACCTCTCCGCGCGGAGCGCGCTCGCCGCCGGCGGACCGCATCTTCTCGGCGGCGACCGCGGACTCGGCCGTGTCGTACGGCAGTTGACCACCACCCTGCACGAGGAGCGCGAGCACCTCTCCGAGACGACCTTCGACATCGCCTGCGACCGGCTCCTCGACCTGGTGTGCCTCGCCGCGGAAGGCGGCGTCGACTCGGCGCCCACCGGACAGCGGGCGAGCGTCGAGGCCGCGATCCGGCGCTACGTCCGCGAGCACGCCTGCGACCGTGACCTGGACGTCGTCGGCATCGCGCGGGCGCTCGGGTGGTCCGCGCGCTATGTCCAGCAGGTACTGCAGGCCGCGGGCACCACCTCCCGCGACCTGATCCGCCGCGAACGGCTGAACGTGGCGCGTGCGCGTCTGGGGAGCGCGGGTTGGACGACGTACTCGATCGCGGAGATCGCCCACGCCAGCGGCTTCGGCAGCCACGCCTCCTTCGCCACCGCGTTCCGCGCGGAGTTCGGGCTGACTCCGCGCGAAGCGAGGCGGAACGGCTAG
- a CDS encoding amidohydrolase, whose amino-acid sequence MSVSRRFLAPVVLPADPSCSVLRDAVVDVGADGRITHCGPAATAPPLPAGVPLTSLSGILAPGLVNTHAHSPMTLLRGLGGDLPLASWLQDAVWPAEARMRPRDAHAGMLLGCVEMLRHGVTTSAEMYAHAEQVADAALEAGSRVLIAPAYFDRPGDDWHTDLAAIGKWIDTDGLRFGPGERVELCYGPHSAYTLPPEALRATAEEAAQRGALVHIHVAETLAEDVVQRESHGSVPQLLQETGLLDGRLLAAHAVHLSADDIRLLARAGAGVAHCPGSNAKLASGTADLHALRAASVAVGLGTDGPASNDDLDLFEEARLAMMFCRLATADAMALTAADAFLMATSAGAAALGRTDIGALRPGNWADMIHLSVDGPHFAAGLDVEDGRLLANLMWAAGSRAVQDVWVAGEPVVVDGETVKVDRVAAQHAAAEAAARIA is encoded by the coding sequence ATGTCCGTGTCTCGTCGCTTTCTCGCCCCCGTGGTCCTGCCGGCCGACCCGTCCTGCTCGGTCCTGCGCGACGCCGTCGTCGACGTCGGCGCGGACGGCCGCATCACCCACTGCGGCCCGGCGGCCACCGCTCCCCCGCTCCCGGCCGGCGTCCCCCTCACCTCGCTGTCCGGCATCCTCGCTCCCGGCCTGGTCAACACCCACGCGCACTCCCCGATGACCCTCCTGCGCGGACTCGGCGGCGACCTCCCGCTGGCGTCCTGGCTCCAGGACGCCGTCTGGCCCGCCGAGGCCCGCATGCGCCCCCGCGACGCCCACGCGGGCATGCTGCTGGGCTGCGTCGAGATGCTGCGCCACGGCGTGACGACCAGCGCCGAGATGTACGCGCACGCCGAGCAGGTGGCCGACGCTGCACTCGAAGCCGGGAGCCGGGTCCTGATCGCGCCCGCCTACTTCGACCGGCCCGGCGACGACTGGCACACGGACCTCGCGGCCATCGGCAAGTGGATCGACACGGACGGTCTGCGCTTCGGGCCGGGTGAGCGCGTCGAGCTCTGCTACGGCCCGCACTCCGCCTACACCCTGCCGCCGGAGGCACTGCGCGCCACGGCGGAGGAGGCGGCACAGCGCGGCGCCCTGGTGCACATCCACGTCGCGGAGACCCTCGCCGAGGACGTCGTCCAGCGGGAGTCGCACGGTTCGGTACCTCAACTGCTCCAGGAGACCGGCCTGTTGGACGGGCGGCTGCTCGCGGCCCACGCCGTGCATCTCTCCGCCGACGACATCCGGCTGCTGGCCCGGGCGGGTGCCGGTGTCGCGCACTGCCCGGGCTCGAACGCCAAACTCGCCTCCGGTACGGCCGATCTGCACGCCCTGCGCGCCGCGTCCGTCGCCGTCGGTCTCGGCACCGACGGGCCCGCGAGCAACGACGACCTCGACCTGTTCGAGGAGGCCCGCCTCGCGATGATGTTCTGCCGTCTCGCAACGGCCGACGCCATGGCCCTCACCGCCGCGGACGCCTTCCTCATGGCGACCTCGGCCGGTGCCGCGGCCCTGGGCCGGACCGACATCGGCGCCCTCCGCCCGGGAAACTGGGCGGACATGATCCATCTCTCCGTGGACGGGCCGCACTTCGCCGCGGGCCTCGACGTCGAGGACGGCCGGCTGCTCGCCAACCTGATGTGGGCGGCCGGTTCCCGAGCGGTCCAGGACGTGTGGGTCGCGGGCGAGCCCGTCGTCGTGGACGGCGAGACGGTGAAGGTGGACCGTGTCGCCGCCCAGCACGCGGCCGCGGAGGCGGCCGCACGCATCGCCTGA
- a CDS encoding ABC transporter ATP-binding protein: MIEAHQLTKRYGEKTAVDRLDFVVRPGTVTGFLGPNGAGKSTTMRMIVGLDAPTSGTVTVNGKPYAEHIAPLQEVGALLEAKSIHPGRSAFDHLMAQAHTHGIPRRRVDEVIEMTGLQSVAKKRAGAFSLGMGQRLGIAAALLGDPATVMLDEPVNGLDPEGVLWIRNLLTGLAADGRTVFVSSHLMSEMALVADHLIVVGRGRLLADTTVQDLVRHAGGDTVTVASEQPARLREVLAGPGVEISGEVGSEELHVTGLTARAIGLKAAEHGIPLFELSARTVSLEQAFMDLTRDAVEYHGSTTVETPGRAA, translated from the coding sequence ATGATCGAGGCACACCAACTGACCAAGCGGTACGGGGAGAAGACGGCCGTCGACCGGCTGGACTTCGTCGTCCGGCCCGGCACGGTCACCGGCTTCCTGGGCCCGAACGGCGCCGGGAAATCCACCACGATGCGCATGATCGTCGGCCTGGACGCGCCCACCAGCGGCACCGTCACGGTCAACGGAAAGCCCTACGCCGAGCACATTGCACCGCTCCAAGAGGTCGGCGCGCTCCTTGAGGCCAAGTCGATCCACCCGGGCCGTTCCGCGTTCGACCACCTGATGGCGCAGGCCCACACGCACGGCATCCCGCGCCGCCGGGTCGACGAGGTCATCGAGATGACCGGCCTGCAGTCCGTGGCGAAGAAGCGGGCCGGGGCCTTCTCCCTCGGCATGGGCCAACGGCTCGGCATCGCCGCCGCGTTGCTCGGCGACCCGGCGACCGTCATGCTCGACGAACCCGTCAACGGCCTTGACCCCGAAGGCGTGTTGTGGATCCGGAACCTGCTGACCGGGCTCGCGGCGGACGGTCGTACCGTCTTCGTCTCCTCGCACCTGATGAGTGAAATGGCCCTGGTCGCCGACCACTTGATCGTCGTAGGACGAGGGCGGCTGCTGGCCGACACCACCGTGCAGGACCTGGTCAGGCACGCGGGCGGCGACACCGTCACCGTCGCCTCCGAACAGCCCGCCAGGCTGCGCGAGGTCCTCGCCGGACCCGGCGTCGAGATCAGCGGCGAGGTCGGTTCCGAGGAGCTGCACGTCACCGGGCTGACCGCGCGGGCCATCGGCCTCAAGGCCGCCGAGCACGGCATCCCGCTCTTCGAACTCAGCGCGCGCACCGTCTCGTTGGAGCAGGCGTTCATGGACCTGACCCGGGACGCCGTCGAGTACCACGGCTCCACCACCGTCGAGACCCCCGGGAGGGCCGCGTGA
- a CDS encoding arabinogalactan endo-beta-1,4-galactanase, producing the protein MITPTDAAAANSLTMLGADVSSAQRAIDLGAKYYDSSGTAKDPLDILKGAGVNYVRLRIWNNPASGYNNKAKVLAYAKQVKAKGLKLLIDFHYSDTWADPGKQYKPAAWSSHGISALQTDVYNYTYDVCNSLKSQGTTPDSVQIGNEINVGMLWDDGKVVNNSFTNLGLLLKSGYNATKACNSSTQVIIHTADADSDSNARWFYDGIKAQGVNWDITGLSYYCMWHGTLANMGSVVSDMKSRYGKDVIIAETAYPFTSSDADSTANSVTSGCSGYPLTWAGQGAEFTAVQNTARSAGAIGVFYWEPTWYAVTGNGWDPANISGSGDGWDNMAIFNWTGQVNPNVKWTP; encoded by the coding sequence ATGATCACCCCCACGGACGCCGCCGCGGCGAACTCGCTCACCATGCTCGGCGCCGACGTCTCGTCCGCGCAGCGAGCGATCGACCTCGGCGCCAAGTACTACGACTCCAGCGGGACCGCCAAGGACCCGCTCGACATCCTCAAGGGCGCCGGTGTCAACTACGTCCGCCTGCGGATCTGGAACAACCCCGCCAGCGGCTACAACAACAAGGCGAAGGTGCTGGCGTACGCGAAGCAGGTCAAGGCCAAGGGCCTCAAGCTGCTGATCGACTTCCACTACTCCGACACCTGGGCCGACCCGGGCAAGCAGTACAAGCCGGCGGCCTGGTCGAGCCACGGCATCAGCGCGCTGCAGACCGACGTCTACAACTACACCTACGACGTCTGCAACAGCCTCAAGTCCCAGGGGACCACCCCGGACAGCGTGCAGATCGGCAACGAGATCAACGTCGGCATGCTGTGGGACGACGGCAAGGTCGTCAACAACAGCTTCACCAACCTCGGTCTACTGCTGAAGTCCGGCTACAACGCGACCAAGGCGTGCAACAGTTCCACCCAGGTGATCATCCACACGGCCGACGCGGACAGCGACTCCAACGCCCGCTGGTTCTACGACGGCATCAAGGCGCAGGGCGTCAACTGGGACATCACCGGGCTGAGTTACTACTGCATGTGGCACGGCACGTTGGCCAACATGGGCAGCGTCGTCTCGGACATGAAGTCGCGCTACGGCAAGGACGTCATCATCGCGGAGACGGCCTACCCGTTCACCTCGTCCGACGCGGACAGTACGGCGAACTCGGTGACTTCGGGGTGCTCGGGCTATCCGCTCACCTGGGCGGGCCAGGGCGCGGAGTTCACGGCGGTGCAGAACACGGCCCGGAGCGCGGGGGCGATCGGTGTCTTCTACTGGGAACCGACCTGGTACGCGGTCACGGGCAACGGCTGGGACCCGGCCAACATCTCGGGGAGCGGGGATGGTTGGGACAACATGGCGATCTTCAACTGGACCGGCCAGGTGAATCCGAACGTGAAGTGGACGCCATAA
- a CDS encoding GNAT family N-acetyltransferase, whose amino-acid sequence MTTVVQPSVAEQSEAEALYRFQTETPEPVRTALGMTATRIGGGVVLSMRNDSTRFWSKALGFGVTAPVTAQLVEEVCDFYRAAGTPQAAFQIAPAFLPEDWPEICAREGIVQSSSWAKLVGTTEEAVARADALDVPPDGISVTPLEAQHALEWGTVMMKAFGTPVEHYAEMGAATVSRPGWHPYGAWLEGELVGTGTMLVRGDTAQMFAGAVLPHARGRGGQTALLAARARTARESGCRVLVAETGAEQPGTHNSSLHNMLRLGFQVAYERPNWTWQLETEAA is encoded by the coding sequence ATGACGACCGTCGTCCAGCCGTCCGTCGCCGAGCAGTCCGAGGCGGAGGCCCTCTACCGATTCCAGACGGAGACCCCCGAGCCCGTCCGCACCGCGCTGGGCATGACCGCCACCAGGATCGGCGGCGGTGTCGTGCTGTCGATGCGCAATGACAGCACCCGCTTCTGGAGCAAGGCCCTCGGCTTCGGTGTCACCGCGCCCGTCACCGCCCAACTCGTCGAGGAGGTCTGCGACTTCTACCGCGCGGCGGGCACCCCGCAGGCCGCCTTCCAGATAGCGCCCGCCTTCCTCCCCGAGGACTGGCCGGAGATCTGCGCCCGGGAGGGCATCGTCCAGTCCTCGTCCTGGGCGAAGCTCGTCGGCACGACCGAGGAAGCCGTAGCGCGCGCCGACGCCCTGGACGTACCGCCCGACGGCATCAGCGTCACCCCGCTGGAGGCCCAACACGCCCTGGAATGGGGCACGGTGATGATGAAGGCCTTCGGAACACCGGTCGAGCACTACGCCGAGATGGGCGCCGCGACCGTGTCCCGGCCGGGCTGGCATCCCTACGGCGCTTGGCTGGAGGGCGAGTTGGTCGGCACCGGCACCATGCTCGTCCGCGGTGACACGGCGCAGATGTTCGCCGGCGCCGTACTGCCCCACGCGCGGGGACGGGGCGGGCAGACCGCCCTGCTCGCCGCCCGGGCGCGCACGGCACGGGAGTCGGGGTGCCGTGTCCTCGTCGCCGAGACGGGCGCCGAACAGCCCGGCACCCACAACAGCTCCCTGCACAACATGCTCCGCCTCGGATTCCAGGTGGCCTACGAACGCCCCAACTGGACCTGGCAGTTGGAAACCGAGGCGGCCTGA